The DNA sequence ATCCAAAATTCACTTGGTATTATTACATAGAGTTGTGTGTAATTCTTATGTAGTTAATGATCTGATCTAGAGGACTGTTATCCCTCCAAATTGTTGTAAAGAGGTTGAGGACACATTTCTATGCCTCATTACACAGATTGCAGATATGAGTATGTACTTAGTACATATTTGTGACTGATTTGATGGTGTTATTGATTCATTGAAGGATTGAtgatttatcagaaaaaaaagagtttctcaaAACTCATACTCAAATATATTCTAGATCATTTGACATCGATATTAAAAGGTACAGAAATATTATAGACAGAATAAAGATAAATTGTAGTAATTTCTTAAATTGAAGTAATAGAAGATAAAACTATGGCCACCAGGAACCTGAATTTGCAGAAGTAATTTCTTCTCCAAGCATAATTGAAACAAGATATTCAAGAGTTCAGGAATAATAGGTGCAAACTGGTGTCCAAatcaagaaatgtgttttttttaagagagaatctCCTAgtgtttatatattaaaattatataggGATATAACTTTTCAGCAATTGAGCTGCATATACATTGTATTCACATCATACACATAAGTATATACTTAATTGTGTATCTATTAGCGTGTCTAAttgtcaaatgaagaaaaagcttCAAGACATTAAAGTGATCTGATCAAGATCATACAGCAAAGTCATTAGTTCTCAGAATTTGACAGAGCTCACCATCGCTTGAGAGCTTTGTTACCTCTGAAAATCTTGGTCCACATAGGAAGACCTTCAGTTAATGCTCACAGTTAACGCATGGACATCagcatcaaaaaattaaaatgaaacaaaacaaaatttcccaAGTGATTATAATATATGAAAACCTGAGAGCCATTGGTTTATGTGTTGATGGAATTAGAACTATAAAAGTGCAATTCTGAATCTAATTTCACCACTATTGCCGGGTCACTATTTCCCTAATTTTCTCTGCAGATGAACAATTTACATTCACTGTAACCATGGAGTTGAATAGCAGTGTGAATGAGTTCATTCTATTTGGGTTGACACAGAATGTTCTAAAGGAGAAAGTCGTGTTTGTGGTCTTCTTGTTTCTCTACCTTGCAACTCTGATGGCAAATTTACTTATTATGATGACCGTAAGATACAGCCGGACACTTGGGagccccatgtacttcttccttttccacttgTCCTTTTCTGATGCCTGTTTCTCAACAACCACGGCTCCTAGGTTGATAGTAGATTCTGTATCTGAAAAGAAAGTCATCTCCTACAATGAGTGCATGACCCAGATTTTTGCAGTTCATTTCTTTGGGTGTTTGGAGGTCTTGGTGCTCGTCTTCCTGTCCTTTGATCGCTATGTTGCCATTTGTAAGCCCCTGCGGTACACAACCATCATGAGCCAGCAAGTCTGTGGCACAATGGTGAATGTGGCCTGGGTGGTATCTTGTATCCATTCTTCTTCACAGATTTTCCTGGCTTTGAAACTACCATTCTGTGGACCCAATGTCATTGATCATTATTTCTGTGACATGACACCTTTGCTGAAACTTGCATGCATGGACACTTATACAATCAATTTACTCATAGTTTTTAATAGCGGGGCTATCTGCATGGTAAGTTTCATAGTCCTGCTTACCTCTTATATTTTCATCTTACGTTCTCTGAATAACCAGAgtgcagaaggaagaaagaaagccctCTCTACCTGCACATCCCACATTATTGTTGTCATCTTATTCTTTGTCCCATGTATATTCACATATACTCGCCCTGTAACTACATTTCCAGTGGACAAGATGGTGGCTGTGTTTTACACTATTGGGACACCTGTGCTCAACCCTTTGATTTACACTCTGAGAAATACAGAAGTGAAAAAAGCCATGAGGAAATTATGGTGCAACAAACTGTGACttgcaatgggaaaaaagaggACTCCAACTTCTAATTCTGTAACAGTTTAATAAAATTGGATTGACAGAAAAGAGAATATGTTTTCATCCCAACATGGACAATTGAATCCTCTCCCAGTAGGGTGTTTGGAGACATAAGTAGAATGACCACAGAACACAGACCCGTTTCATTTTGGGTCAATATCACAAAGTGCCACAATATCAATTGCACTTGTATTTGTGGGAAGATAAGCCCACTCCTCCCTTCTGCTCTGTGCACAGCAGCTTCTGAGTCAACTTCTGCTGCGTCTATAACTGTACCTCCCTAATTTCTACATTATTCTGGTTTGTGTTTCTCCTTCCCATGTTTCTGACCTGGGTTGTAAAATGTCCCCTGAACTTGCCTGATGTATTTTGTTGGCAAATCAGTTTTGACACTACCAAATCTGGATCTTAGCTTTTCTGGCTAAACTGTGAATAGCCCAAAGTTACTACAAGAAACTGATGATCCCACAGGAGCATACACATCAACTAATTAAGCCTCTATTTGGTGCTTGTCTTCCCTTtgtaacatctttaaaaattggcCCTTTTTTTGACTCTTAAGCACGTAGAAGGAGATAACTCATGACCTTCTATTCAAATAGTATAATTGAGTTATAACAAATATATTCATTGTATTGATCCACGATTTCTATGTACTTTAatatctttcttctctgtttatcATGTTTCTCATTATTTGTCCATATTCTTGGTTTCatatacatttgtaatataaGTCCACGGGCATTTCCCTAATTCTTGGTTGGTGAATTTGGGACATTTTTTTCCGATTCTGAGagttatattataaaaatcaacACCTCATGGATAAGATCATACATATGAGAAAAGCAGCAACTGACAGAAAAAAACAGAGCTAACATTATAATATTTCATCCAAAAAGGAAGATGCAAGGAAGTGTCTCACTGACTAGTGGGTAGGATTGCTTGGTTGCCCAGCATAGCATGTACACTTCTGGGTTGGGAGAAACGTTTCAGGCTATCGCTTCTTGAATTCTACCTCTATTAAGCAAACTTTGACTGGTAATTTGGCTTCCTGTAGAGATTTTCCTCTCTGGAGAGAAAAGTATTGATTAGTGACTAGAATAAGCACTTTggtgttttgatttatatttttcatgtatctCATTAGATTTACATTCTAGTTCAGGTCCTGTTAACGAATGAGTGTTGACAACAGCAGCCAGTCCCTGTGAGAGTGGGCAATGAGTCTGTCTCTGAGTATAAATATAACCAAGACTATCTTCCTACAGATCTGGTGACTGAAGCTTGGAGTGTGGCAGATGAACCCATCTAAAGCCACTTTGAGAGGTTTTGCATGAGTATGCCTCCTTGAAGATAAAGTTCAACCTTCAAACTCTGATAATAAAAGTTTGGAAGATTTATCTAAAGATCATCTCCTGTACCAGAAAATCTCTCAAAGTACGACCCTataagggtacctgggtggctgagtgggtTAAACTTactctggctcttggtttctgctcaggtcatgatctcattggtTGTAAGAGTTagccccatttcaggctccatgcttcgtagggagtccgcttgaagacttttttccctctgcccttccctccgctctcatgctctctctctccctcaaataaataaataaatctttttaaaaaagtacaaatcCTGTAGGTGATGAGTCAGGAATTTCTTGGTTGATAGCATAAGCATCAATAAGCTACTTGCCTTGCCACCTTTGCCACAAATTTATCCTTGCTGTTAATTGCTATAGTTAGTATTGCTatagaaacagagggaagaagagaaaagaggagaaaggagaagtagTAATGAAAGGGAGATTATGAAGGAGAGAAAGCTTTTAGCCTTGAGTTTTAGGAACCTCCATTAGGAGAATGTTTGTGGAAGATCACTGCTAAtcaggaagactttttttttcctctctatcaTTTCTGATTAGTGGAGATTTCTCTGAAAGTGCCTGTATTTAGGCAACTAAAGCTCAGaggaaaaatttcattttataagttatattgaaagtaaaataaaatcaaggcattttgtggctttaaataccatctctaTGCTGATAACTTGCACATTTAGACTTCCATCCCAGACCCCCCTCTTGAATGCCAGACTTGTGTACTCAGCTACTTGCTTGATACCATCCTTATGTATCTAACAGAAAACTTTATATTTAATGactgattttttccctttcaaaaataaatttaatatccTGGAAacctgtgtgtgtatacatttcaACATACTGGAATTCTATGTGTATATAAATTAACAACTTAATATTGGATATTTTAAATTCGTAGGCACTATTTGGATGGACTGTTATATAAACTTGACATATTGCTCAAGGTGGAACAATCTGAAAtccgatttttttaaaaaactagtagAGAGGATTAGCCTAAAGTGTTTTTGTCcagttacatttttgtttttgatatgttTCAAATGTTCTATTTGATTCTTTCTAGGCAACCAGACATTTTGTGAGAATAACTTgactaaataatttattttttcagggtAGCCTTGTAAGGCAGGTTAAAAAGCCATAGAATTAAGGTGATTTAAACTGTATATGACTTCACCTGGAAGATATTTTGGGGCATAATTAAGCAGTCTTGGTAAAAATTGCCTTGCTGAAATACAAGATTCCTGAAACATCTAAGCCTGGGCTGCTTCACATTTACATAAGGAAACATGGTTCTAGAATAgtgatactttttaaatgttaagtattttcatttagtttcttaCAAAGGCATAATTGATACTGTGGTGTATGTACTCAGAATTCAGCAAAGATTATGAATTCCAGAATGATTGTATTGAGAAGTCTTGGGTCAAATTGAGCAAAACTAGGCTGATGTGGTTTAGTGCAAGCTGTGACCCTGTGGCTGAGCTGATGACTTGGTATCTGCTCAACCACTTCAACGATTTGTTGCTTCGAGGTGTCAGGGCAATCACCTTTCTTTGGTGTTGTGTATATTGCACAATTACTTTCAGAGTGAAATGCACATTTCATTACTGCTGGTTTTGCTATCAAATCTGGTGAAATTCCATCATGAGACAGTCATGTTGAGAAAACTTCCAGTGGCGCAGGTGTTCACAGGGACCTCAGTGTGGAGCTCAGAGGTGGTGTAAGGCGCAATCTTCACATTTCCAGGAGCGCAGACAACAGTATCCTCTAGTCACTCTGTGCACAATATGACGCAACATCTACCTGTGACTGCAGCATGCGTTCGGTCagtacacttttttcttttttgtttttttaagattttattaatttatgtatttgacacagggagggtggagagagagagagaacaaaagcaggggcagcgggacagggagaagcaggctccccgttagGCAGGGAGCGTGAATctgggttcaatcccaggactctgggatcatgccctgagcctaaggcagatgcttaactgactgagccacccagctgcccccacttcttctttttttaaaagattttatttattaatttggaagagagagagagagatattccaggaccctggaatcatgacctgagccaaaggcagatgcttaaccagctgagccacccaggcacctcttagTACACTTCTATTTGATTTTAAAGTAGTCATTCTTTAGATGTAAGTTGTCCTGttttgaagcctttttttttttcccagtgggCTTCACACCCACaatggagcccaacaaggggcttcaactcatgactCTGATATcgagacttgagctgagatcaagagtcagagacttaacccactgacccacccaggcaacCTTGAAGAACTTTTTTAATACCCATGATTCCTGGGGCTTCTACTCTAATCCAGCCCTCCAGTTAGTTTATGTCAGAGGAGACACAATATAACAATTTTGGTAAAGACAGATTCTAACTCAAAGTTGCCAAACGCACCTCCAAAATATGGAAGTATCTTCAGTGAGTTGACAGTCTGTTCTAGAGCCAGTAGCCCTGAGGCTTTGACTGTCTGTGGGAAGCAGTCCATGGCTCCTGAAAAATGGACCTACTCCTCTacagtgaggaaggaagaggctctgagcttttacttttcttttcatcaTGTTGAAGGCAAAGGAGAGAGTCTGGGCCGCCTCAGTAGCCAGGCAGACCCTGGCAAAGTTCTAAAGGAGAGAGAACCAATCTCAGAGTCCTGTCCTGATTTTCTCTAGGATCATGAAAACTAGAAGGGAACcagcagagaaagaaatagatCCGAAACAGTAAAATAACTCCCTTGACAAAGGACCAGGAACCCTTCCAATGGTAAATAGTAGAAAAAGCACAAAGGATATGCCTGTAACATGGTTCCAGCACATTCTGCACAATTAGCCTGGATTTGATGAGGTCTGTAGGATGTAACACAATGGTGAAAATAATGTCTGCCAGACTCCCAGCCATGATGGAGCACCACTGGGAAATATAGTCCAGGTCATCTGTGAACAGCATTGAACTTGTGGTAGGCATGGTGCTGCAGGGGAAAAGGTGCAGGCATGCCATCATGTTTCCCTTCCAGGTCCTGGACTCCCTATGTCCccaggacccctcccccagaatcaCTACCACGCTGAGAACTCCCAACTGGTCCCATCCTGGCTTGGGAGACCAACAGTGACTGATTGTTGTTGCAGTCAAACATCTATGGCCTTCCCCAGAAAATTCCATCCTTCCAGTTTTCCAGGCCCAAAAGATGGAAGTCCAAAAAATTGATAATATCACAGCTCACACCTAACCTATTAGAAAAACTTTGCCTTCAGAATATATGCAGAATATGAACTCTTTTCCCACCAAGTCCCCTTTCATCCTGGTCTAAGCTGCCATAATTTCTCACTTAAATCATAGCCCTGAACTCAGAATTCTCCATACTTCCACTCTTGCTCTGCTAAGTCTATTTTCAGCATAGCACACTTCTCTCCTTAAAACCCTGCAGTGATTCCATTTTGCTCAGAGAAAAAGACCAAATTCTTACAATGATTTGACCTTGTATTGCCCTTTTGGCCTCTTCAGGTACTTCCATACTTGCTCCCTGACTCCAGCCATACTGGCTTCCTTGCAATTTCTTGATGACATCGGGCAGCCTTTCCCTGCCTAAAATATGGGTGCTTGCCCAGTAGCTTCATCTCCTTATGGCATTATTCTAATCTCTCCTTAGTAAGGCCTTCCTTATGCCTATTTAATATCAAATTCCTCTTAGCATGACTGATCCCTTTTTCttgtttgactttctttttttctttttctttttctttttcttttcttttcttttcttttctttttttcttttttttttttcttttttttttttgtttctttcagagaGATAGTGGGGAGGGGTATAGGGAGAGAcatagagagaatcttaagcaggctccatgccccttGCTGTTACTGTacattgtctctgttcctttccggTCTGTTCCTTTACTTTCAGGCTCTCTCTTCACTGAAcagatcccctttaatatttcttgaagggctggtttaatgatcacaaattcttttagtttctgtttgtgctggaagctctttatctctccttctatttggaatgacagccttgctggattaAGTGCTCTTGGATGCATAGTTTTTTATTTAGCACCTTCAATATATCAtaccagtcctttctggccttccaggtctctgtggataggtcttcTGCCAGTCTATTATATTTATACCCATGTAGGTTAAGGAACTCTTTTCCTGAGCTAGTTTCAGGATTTTtgctttgtctctgaaatttgcaagcttcagtATTATAtcaaggtgttgacctatttttaatgattttgaggCAGGTTTTCTGTACCTCCTGGGCTtcaatgcctgtttccttccccagattagggatgttctcaCATATGACTTGTTCCAAAATATCTtcggtccctctctctctttcctcttcttctgggaccccaaCTAGTCTAATATTGTtctgctttatggtatcacttatctctcaaattctccccttgtgattcagtagttgtttctctctcttttttgcagtttctttattctccatcattttgtcatctttatcactgattctctcttcGGCCTCATTTATCGTAGAAATTAGAGcctcctttttttattatatcccaTTAATCGCCTTTTTAATTttgacctgattagattttagttcttttatttctccagaaaaggaTACTCTAGTGTCCTCTATGCTTTTTTCCAGCCCAGCTAGTATGTTTATAATCCTTATTCTGAGTTCTACTTC is a window from the Ursus arctos isolate Adak ecotype North America unplaced genomic scaffold, UrsArc2.0 scaffold_23, whole genome shotgun sequence genome containing:
- the LOC113246428 gene encoding olfactory receptor 4C11-like produces the protein MELNSSVNEFILFGLTQNVLKEKVVFVVFLFLYLATLMANLLIMMTVRYSRTLGSPMYFFLFHLSFSDACFSTTTAPRLIVDSVSEKKVISYNECMTQIFAVHFFGCLEVLVLVFLSFDRYVAICKPLRYTTIMSQQVCGTMVNVAWVVSCIHSSSQIFLALKLPFCGPNVIDHYFCDMTPLLKLACMDTYTINLLIVFNSGAICMVSFIVLLTSYIFILRSLNNQSAEGRKKALSTCTSHIIVVILFFVPCIFTYTRPVTTFPVDKMVAVFYTIGTPVLNPLIYTLRNTEVKKAMRKLWCNKL